The proteins below come from a single Periophthalmus magnuspinnatus isolate fPerMag1 chromosome 7, fPerMag1.2.pri, whole genome shotgun sequence genomic window:
- the LOC117373956 gene encoding membrane cofactor protein, with translation MKLFVVIFLLAVARTVYGVCDRPVGKEHMQLITDITFPAQEGDQVTFTCEMGYRPLGRGTVTCSGGQWSSLNMKCEIRNCGSAGEVTDGYVDYSEGTEFGASVEVICNDGYIPVPANNKLYCGVNGWDGRLSVCEVTFCDEPKSIANGHYTPVNDQYKHLEAVVYSCERNFILNGSNTLVCKNQKFTPAPPNCVSVECPEPTVNSGRISSGTLPPYKHQASVSFSCEEGHILKGSSSVTCDINSKWIPALPECMPIVCQAPTISNGEVIGGSSVTYKFKDTVTLKCSEGYKLKGESKLTCGENSQWSTAMPECILIQCTPPKVQGGELVGASHPSYKYKDKVVFQCLSGHTMKGESTLTCDQNSQWSPKLPECTLIECQPPKVEHGQLVVGPHSSYKYMDSVSFVCTSGYIMKGPSTVTCALNSQWSPELPQCTRSGGNGLMIGLIILGVLVFLLVIGCCIYFRLLKKKKGDRTLYTEAPKEAETVALS, from the exons ATGAAGCTTTTTGTGGTGATCTTCCTCCTCGCTGTGGCCAGGACTGTTTATG GTGTCTGCGACAGACCTGTAGGCAAAGAGCACATGCAGCTGATCACTGATATCACGTTCCCAGCTCAAGAAGGCGATCAGGTCACCTTCACTTGTGAGATGGGCTACAGGCCATTGGGCCGTGGAACTGTCACCTGCTCTGGTGGACAGTGGAGCAGTTTGAACATGAAGTGTGAAA ttagaAACTGTGGTTCTGCTGGAGAGGTGACAGATGGATATGTCGATTACTCAGAAGGCACTGAGTTTGGTGCTTCTGTTGAAGTCATCTGTAATGATGG CTATATTCCAGTACCAGCCAACAATAAGCTCTACTGTGGAGTAAATGGCTGGGATGGCCGGTTATCAGTTTGTGAAG tgaccTTTTGTGATGAACCAAAATCAATCGCTAATGGACACTACACTCCAGTAAACGACCAATACAAGCACTTGGAGGCTGTCGTGTACAGTTGTGAAAGAAACTTCATATTAAATGGATCAAACACATTGGTGTGCAAAAACCAAAAATTCACACCAGCACCACCAAACTGTGTCT CGGTGGAATGCCCAGAACCCACAGTCAATTCTGGGAGGATTTCATCTGGTACGCTTCCCCCTTACAAGCACCAGGCCTCGGTCTCTTTCAGTTGCGAAGAGGGGCACATCTTAAAGGGCTCAAGCTCTGTTACCTGTGACATCAACAGCAAGTGGATTCCCGCACTTCCTGAATGCATGC CAATTGTCTGTCAAGCTCCTACAATCTCGAACGGCGAGGTGATAGGTGGGTCAAGTGTCACGTACAAGTTCAAGGATACTGTGACACTGAAGTGCTCAGAGGGATACAAACTAAAAGGGGAGAGTAAACTAACCTGTGGAGAGAACAGCCAGTGGTCTACAGCTATGCCTGAATGTATAC TGATACAGTGCACGCCCCCCAAAGTGCAGGGTGGGGAGTTGGTGGGTGCTTCCCATCCTTCTTATAAGTACAAGGACAAGGTGGTATTTCAGTGCCTCTCTGGACACACTATGAAGGGAGAGAGCACTTTAACCTGTGACCAAAACAGTCAGTGGTCTCCCAAACTGCCAGAGTGCACAC TAATTGAATGCCAGCCTCCTAAAGTAGAGCATGGGCAGCTGGTGGTGGGTCCGCATTCCTCTTATAAGTACATGGACTCTGTGAGTTTTGTGTGCACAAGTGGATACATAATGAAAGGCCCCAGTACAGTGACATGTGCCCTCAACAGTCAGTGGTCTCCAGAGCTCCCACAATGCACAC GAAGTGGCGGTAATGGATTAATGATTGGGCTCATCATACTGGGTG TCCTCGTGTTCCTCCTTGTTATTGGATGTTGCATTTACTTTCGACtactaaagaaaaagaaagg CGATCGGACGCTCTACACAGAAGCGCCAAAAGAAGCAGAAACGGTAGCACTCTCG TAA